A portion of the Drosophila innubila isolate TH190305 chromosome 3L unlocalized genomic scaffold, UK_Dinn_1.0 0_D_3L, whole genome shotgun sequence genome contains these proteins:
- the LOC117788585 gene encoding GATA zinc finger domain-containing protein 8 yields MAPAAVAAASGSLPITTNSLQDMSAAAAAIALDMKPKGELAAVPTQKIKKLVRRNASDKLKLIQMVHDNPILWDSRLPNFKGAEEEKNRAWEHIGREFNAPGRRVARAFKSLRESYRRELAHVKLMGNGFKPKWSLYEAMDFLRDVIRERKGASHASDLSLSAYAQHLHNNNNNNNNSNNNNNNTHSLLSASKAATAAALKLSSAFNDSSSTVLNLSKCSSLNLSSDEYYADYYVKPELDLSIGGAGIAGSSSSASSNGSGSGSGVGGVASQPLPAHQQALAQAQAQAHNDSRVSSTRNDSGVLNSHQQSYDDMDASSLRSGDEDHDNVSDEVEELEAIDADFPYPIILDSNSPRSNNSAVENGPTTMRKRRRNGETDELEDADIEGDDYDDQMLQQHRHLRQQQNAAAAAAAAAVGGLELPPPQTVREVLNSKFCGFISAKLNSMEDSEADNLMNRILLLVVQMQQCEAAK; encoded by the exons ATGGCGCCCGCCGCCGTCGCCGCCGCCTCGGGCTCCTTACCCATCACCACGAATTCGCTGCAGGACATGAGCGCCGCCGCAGCAGCCATTGCTTTGGACATGAAGCCTAAGGGCGAATTGGCCGCGGTTCCAACCCAAAAGATCAAGAAAT TGGTTCGTCGTAACGCCTCCGATAAGTTGAAGCTCATACAGATGGTCCACGACAATCCCATTTTGTGGGACTCGCGCTTGCCCAACTTTAAGGGCGCCGAGGAGGAGAAGAATCGTGCCTGGGAGCACATTGGCAGGGAGTTCAATGCGCCCGGACGTCGAGTGGCGCGCGCTTTTAAATCTCTGCGCGAATCTTATCGCCGGGAACTGGCCCATGTCAAATTGATGGGTAATGGATTTAAGCCAAAATGGAGTCTGTATGAAGCCATGGATTTCCTACGAGATGTCatcagagagagaaa GGGCGCCTCACATGCCAGCGATCTCAGTCTCAGCGCCTATGCCCAGCacttgcacaacaacaacaataataataacaacagtaacaacaacaacaacaacacacacagctTACTAAGTGCGagcaaagcagcaacagctgctgcactCAAGTTGAGCTCGGCTTTCAACGATTCGTCGAGCACCGTGTTGAATTTGTCCAAATGCTCGAGTCTGAACCTGAGCAGCGATGAATATTATGCCGATTACTACGTGAAGCCCGAGTTGGATTTGTCAATTGGAGGCGCGGGGATTGCggggagcagcagcagtgcGAGCAGCAATGGCAGCGGAAGTGGCAGCGGAGTGGGAGGGGTGGCATCTCAGCCATTGCCCGCCCATCAACAGGCCTTGGCCCAGGCTCAAGCTCAGGCCCACAACGATAGTCGAGTGAGCTCGACAAGGAATGACAGTGGAGTCCTGAATTCACATCAGCAGAGCTATGATGATATGGACGCGAGTTCATTGCGCAGCGGCGATGAGGATCATGACAATGTCTCCGATGAAGTGGAAGAGCTGGAGGCCATCGATGCAGACTTTCCATATCCCATCATACTCGACTCCAATTCGCCGCGTAGCAATAATAGTGCCGTTGAGAATGGGCCGACAACGATGAGGAAACGTCGTCGCAATGGCGAGACGGATGAACTCGAGGATGCGGATATCGAGGGTGATGATTATGACGATCAAATGCTGCAACAACATCGTCATctgcggcagcaacaaaatgccgctgccgccgcagcagctgcagctgttggaGGACTCGAGTTGCCACCACCCCAAACGGTGCGCGAGGTACTCAACTCAAAGTTCTGTGGATTCATTTCGGCCAAGTTGAATAGCATGGAAGATTCAGAGGCGGATAATCTGATGAATCGCATTCTGCTGCTCGTGGTGCAAATGCAACAATGCGAGGCAGCCAAATAG
- the LOC117787612 gene encoding C-type lectin 37Db-like, which yields MKIILTTILISRLILIGSSQTCKESKELDNNCGRYCFTVVKPVLEHTVQLQKQVDSQDLSQKLKTQMKFENIEQQLKILQDEVAKLKLNSVQEKLEDQKGLFEKIGSKYYYIERHQGSNWFTAVHKCHELGGHLASLQNQRELDALIPKLQPLTWIDINDLGHKGVYLSHTTGHKAPFFNWHQGEPNHSFNIERCVLLEYRAEGYNMNDQDCNVEGSFICEMYSPK from the exons atgaaaattatattaacaacTATTTTAATCTCTCGACTAATTTTGATTGGAAGCTCTCAA ACCTGCAAGGAATCCAAAGAATTAGATAATAATTGTGGTAGATACTGTTTTACAGTTGTAAAGCCCGTTTTGGAGCACACGGTCcaattacaaaaacaagtCGATAGCCAGGATCTTAGCCAGAAATTGAAAAcacaaatgaaatttgaaaatattgaacaACAGTTGAAAATATTACAGGATGAGGTGGCTAAACTTAAACTGAATTCTGTCCAGGAGAAATTAGAGGATCAAAAAGGATTATTTGAGAAAATTggatcaaaatattattatattgaaagACATCAAGGATCGAATTGGTTTACTGCTGTTCACAAGTGCCACGAACTCGGTGGACACTTGGCTAGTCTACAAAATCAGAGGGAATTGGATGCGCTGATACCCAAGTTACAGCCTCTCACTTGGATAGACATCAATGATCTGGGTCATAAAGGAGTGTATCTTTCACATACCACTGGCCATAAAGCACCCTTCTTCAATTGGCATCAGGGAGAGCCCAAccatagttttaatattgagAGATGCGTCCTTTTGGAGTATAGAGCTGAAGGGTACAATATGAACGATCAAGATTGCAACGTTGAAGGATCTTTTATCTGTGAAATGTATAGCCCaaagtag